The Cellulomonas sp. P24 genome contains a region encoding:
- the rpsR gene encoding 30S ribosomal protein S18: MAKAIVRKPKKKQNPLKSAKIDVVDYKDTALLRKFISDRGKIRARRVTGVSVQEQRAIARAVKNAREMALLPYSSSAR, translated from the coding sequence ATGGCGAAGGCCATTGTTCGTAAGCCGAAGAAGAAGCAGAACCCTCTCAAGTCCGCGAAGATCGACGTCGTCGACTACAAGGACACCGCCCTGCTGCGGAAGTTCATCTCGGACCGCGGGAAGATCCGTGCACGCCGGGTGACCGGGGTGTCCGTCCAGGAGCAGCGTGCGATCGCACGTGCCGTCAAGAACGCCCGCGAGATGGCTCTCCTGCCGTACTCGTCGTCGGCACGCTGA
- a CDS encoding glycine C-acetyltransferase: MYTTVRAELQTTLAEIKAAGLYKTERELASPQGAHVRSGGREVLNFCANNYLGLADHPQLVAAAKASLDQWGFGMASVRFICGTQTQHVELESRLSAFLGTEATILFPSCFDANGGVFEVLLGADDAVISDELNHASIIDGIRLCKAQRLRYRNRDMADLEAQLQAASGARRRLIVTDGVFSMDGYLAPLDAICDLAEQYDALVMVDDSHAVGFVGPSGAGTPELFGVTDRVDLVSGTLGKALGGASGGYISGHAEIVELLRQRARPYLFSNAIAPSVVAASLVALDLVADGAEQRATLWRRARAFREQMEAAGFDLLPGEHAIIPVMFPDAHDAVAIADALLERGVYVTPFSYPVVPLGKARIRVQISAAHSEADITACVQAFVEARDAVRGEQP; encoded by the coding sequence GTGTACACGACCGTTCGCGCTGAGCTTCAGACGACCCTCGCAGAGATCAAGGCCGCCGGCCTGTACAAGACGGAGCGCGAGCTCGCGTCGCCCCAGGGCGCGCACGTCCGCTCGGGCGGACGTGAGGTGCTGAACTTCTGCGCCAACAACTACCTCGGACTGGCCGACCACCCGCAGCTCGTCGCGGCGGCGAAGGCGTCTCTCGACCAGTGGGGCTTCGGGATGGCGAGCGTGCGCTTCATCTGCGGCACGCAGACGCAGCACGTCGAGCTGGAGAGCCGGCTGTCGGCGTTCCTGGGCACCGAGGCGACGATCCTGTTCCCGTCGTGCTTCGACGCGAACGGCGGGGTGTTCGAGGTCCTGCTCGGCGCCGACGACGCGGTGATCTCGGACGAGCTCAACCACGCGTCGATCATCGACGGCATCCGGCTGTGCAAGGCGCAACGCCTGCGCTACCGCAACCGCGACATGGCCGACCTCGAGGCACAGCTCCAGGCTGCGAGCGGGGCGCGACGTCGACTCATCGTCACGGACGGCGTCTTCTCGATGGACGGGTACCTTGCGCCGCTCGACGCGATCTGCGACCTCGCCGAGCAGTATGACGCCCTCGTGATGGTGGACGACTCGCACGCCGTCGGGTTCGTCGGCCCGTCCGGCGCGGGCACGCCGGAGCTCTTCGGGGTGACGGATCGCGTGGACCTCGTCTCCGGCACGCTCGGCAAGGCGCTGGGAGGTGCGTCGGGCGGGTACATCAGCGGGCATGCCGAGATCGTCGAGCTGCTGCGGCAGCGCGCGCGACCGTACCTGTTCTCCAACGCCATCGCGCCGTCCGTCGTCGCGGCCTCGCTGGTCGCGCTGGACCTCGTCGCCGACGGCGCGGAGCAGCGGGCGACGCTGTGGCGCCGCGCGCGTGCGTTCCGTGAGCAGATGGAGGCTGCCGGTTTCGACCTGCTGCCCGGCGAGCACGCCATCATCCCGGTGATGTTCCCGGATGCGCACGACGCGGTCGCCATCGCGGACGCGCTCCTCGAGCGCGGCGTGTACGTGACCCCGTTCTCCTACCCGGTCGTGCCGCTCGGCAAGGCGAGGATCCGGGTCCAGATCTCCGCGGCGCACTCCGAGGCCGACATCACGGCCTGCGTCCAGGCCTTCGTCGAGGCCCGCGACGCGGTCCGTGGCGAGCAGCCCTAG
- the tdh gene encoding L-threonine 3-dehydrogenase: MKALYKGVAGPGLALVDRPEPTTGAHDVKIRVARTGICGTDLHIESWDRWADGAVNAPLIPGHEFSGHVVEVGKDVRTFSVGDVVSAEGHVVCGQCRNCRAGRRHLCIRTSSLGVNRDGAFAEYVVIPESNVWRHAEGIDLDLAAIFDPLGNAVHTALSFPLVGEDVLITGAGPIGLMAAAVARHVGARYVVVTDVDESRLALARTMGVDLAINVANERISSAQERLGMQEGFDIGLEMSGHASALPEMLENLTHGARVALLGLPSAPIAIDWAKVVSHMITIKGIYGREMFETWYAMSAMVSTGLDISPVITDRFPVSRWEDAFTAARQGGRGKIIIDWSEE; the protein is encoded by the coding sequence ATGAAGGCTCTCTACAAGGGTGTCGCGGGGCCCGGTCTCGCCCTGGTCGACCGACCCGAGCCGACCACAGGTGCGCACGACGTGAAGATCCGCGTCGCCCGCACCGGCATCTGCGGCACCGATCTGCACATCGAGTCGTGGGATCGGTGGGCTGACGGAGCCGTCAACGCCCCGCTGATCCCGGGGCACGAGTTCTCGGGTCACGTGGTCGAGGTGGGGAAGGACGTGCGGACCTTCTCCGTCGGCGACGTCGTCTCCGCCGAAGGGCACGTGGTCTGCGGTCAGTGCCGGAACTGCCGTGCCGGGCGCCGCCACCTGTGCATCCGTACGTCGAGCCTCGGGGTCAACCGTGACGGCGCGTTCGCCGAGTACGTCGTGATCCCGGAGAGCAACGTGTGGCGCCACGCCGAGGGCATCGACCTGGATCTCGCGGCGATCTTCGACCCGCTGGGCAACGCCGTCCACACCGCGTTGTCGTTCCCGCTCGTCGGCGAGGACGTGCTCATCACGGGAGCCGGGCCGATCGGCCTCATGGCAGCAGCCGTCGCGCGCCACGTGGGTGCCCGGTACGTCGTCGTCACGGACGTGGACGAGTCGCGTCTCGCGCTCGCCAGGACCATGGGCGTGGACCTTGCGATCAACGTGGCGAACGAGCGGATCTCCTCCGCCCAGGAGCGCCTCGGCATGCAGGAGGGCTTCGACATCGGCCTGGAGATGAGCGGGCACGCGAGCGCGCTCCCGGAGATGCTGGAGAACCTCACGCACGGCGCTCGCGTGGCGCTGCTCGGTCTCCCGAGCGCACCCATCGCGATCGACTGGGCCAAGGTCGTCTCTCACATGATCACGATCAAGGGGATCTACGGGCGTGAGATGTTCGAGACCTGGTACGCCATGAGCGCCATGGTCAGCACGGGCCTCGACATCTCCCCGGTGATCACCGACCGGTTCCCGGTGTCCCGCTGGGAGGACGCCTTCACGGCGGCACGCCAGGGTGGGCGTGGGAAGATCATCATCGACTGGAGCGAGGAGTAG
- a CDS encoding 1-acyl-sn-glycerol-3-phosphate acyltransferase: MIRRRLAGAYWALSRWKPHVEPLPAEGAGLLIGAPHTSNWDFVLMLAVTWKAGVSAKFLGKDSLFRGPFGPLFRALGGIPVDRANPHGLVRDLVARVAAGDQFYLVVTPEGTRTKTQFWKSGFYYIAHETGLPVTLGFVDRDTMTAGLGPTIRVTGDKAEDMDTIRAFYAGKHGVRPALGGEPRLRDERRR; encoded by the coding sequence ATGATCCGCCGCCGCCTGGCCGGAGCGTACTGGGCGCTCAGCCGCTGGAAGCCGCACGTCGAACCCCTTCCCGCCGAGGGGGCCGGGCTGCTCATCGGCGCGCCGCACACGTCGAACTGGGACTTCGTCCTGATGCTGGCGGTGACCTGGAAGGCCGGGGTGTCGGCCAAGTTCCTCGGGAAGGACTCGCTGTTCCGTGGGCCGTTCGGGCCGCTGTTCCGTGCCCTCGGTGGCATCCCGGTGGACCGGGCCAACCCGCACGGCCTCGTGCGTGACCTCGTGGCCCGCGTCGCGGCCGGCGACCAGTTCTACCTGGTGGTGACGCCCGAGGGCACCCGGACGAAGACGCAGTTCTGGAAGTCGGGCTTCTACTACATCGCCCACGAGACCGGTCTGCCGGTCACGCTCGGGTTCGTCGACCGGGACACCATGACGGCGGGTCTCGGGCCGACGATCCGGGTCACCGGCGACAAGGCCGAGGACATGGACACGATCCGCGCGTTCTACGCCGGCAAGCACGGGGTCCGGCCCGCGCTGGGCGGCGAACCGCGTCTGCGGGACGAGCGTCGTCGCTGA
- a CDS encoding single-stranded DNA-binding protein, producing the protein MAGETVITVIGNLTGDPELRFTPSGAAVANFTVASTPRTFDRQANEFKDGDTLFLRCSIWREAAENVAESLTKGTRVVVTGRLVQRSYETREGEKRTVYELQVDEVGPSLRYAGAKVTRTQRSGGGGGFGGGGGGGFAGGGSSQGAPQDDPWATPAPGGSGGQFSDEPPF; encoded by the coding sequence ATGGCTGGTGAGACCGTCATCACGGTGATCGGGAACCTGACCGGGGACCCCGAGCTGCGCTTCACCCCGTCGGGTGCTGCCGTGGCGAACTTCACCGTGGCCTCCACGCCGCGGACATTCGACCGCCAGGCGAACGAGTTCAAGGACGGCGACACGCTGTTCCTTCGCTGCTCGATCTGGCGCGAGGCTGCCGAGAACGTCGCCGAGTCGCTCACGAAGGGCACCCGCGTCGTCGTGACCGGGCGGCTCGTGCAGCGCTCCTACGAGACCCGCGAGGGCGAGAAGCGCACCGTGTACGAGCTCCAGGTCGACGAGGTCGGTCCGTCGCTCCGCTACGCCGGCGCCAAGGTCACCCGGACCCAGCGGTCCGGTGGCGGCGGTGGCTTCGGCGGTGGCGGTGGCGGTGGCTTCGCCGGGGGCGGAAGCTCGCAGGGAGCACCGCAGGACGACCCGTGGGCCACGCCGGCCCCCGGTGGTTCCGGCGGTCAGTTCTCGGACGAGCCTCCGTTCTGA
- a CDS encoding lysylphosphatidylglycerol synthase transmembrane domain-containing protein produces the protein MPDDAPSSPGAARRTSVPTIQLPVDPLSTHGVQIIDTPEVRVHHPSDLLNAVLCTLAIGLMMLLAVYAHGTTTGVTADVRNVATVLRSILIVPIAVLEGLVTLILPATVLIELSARRLWRQVLEALAAGFVGLVVGALLTWGIVTFGSTELVRGMSVFLNGSWTVTVPGYMSAVAGLVTAAGSRARRRTVAWSWNVLWVALGVVLITGQVSLTGAAIAVLAGRLAGLGVRYVSGVQSERAYGAALVSGIRRAGFEPVRLSRVGDGEHSTGDDDGLSARAATAMATTRLGGNRVYEMTASGGRSLEVVVMDGDRQVIGVLSRLWQSLRMRGIDGRTVVSLRQAAERAALLAYAARAAGVRTPQLLAVAEADASMIFVQEHPEGAVPLGDLAAEEITDTVLQAVWDQVRLAHAAGIAHRALTSDTVLVRNPTSADPEVWITGWDTGDVASSDLARRMDLTQMVAMLAVRVGAQRALASATAILPNSDIASIGPLLQTIALPRRTRDEVRAQKRVLAELRAALVEQLPEASVEPERLVRLGARAVLTVLLTSVAAVVVLTSVNFTQITQALAHSDWRWSLVAFALGLVTLLGAALTLVAFSPVRLPVWRTVLVQTAATFVALAAPAGVGPAALNMRMLTRRGVSASLAVATVALVQVSQFVVTIGLLVVLSIASGTNEAAKFAPTTTTLVAVAIVVVLVASAFLVPQVRRWVAARTLPTLQQTWPRLIEIVGQPGRLAIGFTGNVVMTMGYVFALESALAAFGQNLSLVQVAVIYLGGNAAGAVIPMPGGLGSIDGALIALLGGVGGINLGVATSVAVLFRVLTFWLRIPLGWVSMRILQRSGEL, from the coding sequence ATGCCTGACGACGCCCCTTCGAGCCCCGGAGCGGCTCGTCGGACGTCGGTTCCGACGATCCAGCTTCCGGTCGACCCCCTGAGCACGCACGGGGTCCAGATCATCGACACGCCCGAGGTCCGGGTCCACCACCCGAGCGACCTGCTCAACGCGGTGCTCTGCACTCTCGCGATCGGGCTGATGATGCTGCTCGCGGTGTACGCGCACGGCACGACCACCGGGGTCACCGCCGACGTCCGCAACGTCGCGACCGTCCTCCGGTCGATCCTCATCGTGCCGATCGCCGTCCTCGAAGGGCTGGTGACGCTGATCCTGCCGGCCACGGTGCTGATCGAGCTGTCCGCACGCCGGCTGTGGCGCCAGGTGCTCGAGGCCCTCGCCGCCGGGTTCGTCGGCCTCGTCGTGGGCGCGCTCCTGACCTGGGGGATCGTGACGTTCGGCTCGACGGAGCTGGTGCGCGGCATGTCCGTCTTCCTCAACGGGAGCTGGACGGTGACGGTCCCGGGGTACATGAGCGCGGTCGCCGGGCTGGTCACCGCCGCCGGGTCGCGGGCCCGACGCCGCACGGTCGCGTGGTCGTGGAACGTGCTGTGGGTGGCACTCGGTGTCGTCCTGATCACCGGGCAGGTGTCGCTCACCGGCGCGGCGATCGCGGTGCTGGCCGGCCGGCTCGCGGGTCTCGGCGTGCGGTACGTGTCAGGCGTGCAGTCCGAGCGCGCCTATGGTGCGGCACTCGTCTCGGGGATCCGTCGTGCCGGCTTCGAGCCCGTCCGGCTGTCCCGCGTGGGGGACGGCGAGCACAGCACCGGTGACGACGACGGCCTCTCGGCCCGCGCCGCGACCGCGATGGCGACCACGCGCCTCGGCGGCAACCGGGTCTACGAGATGACGGCGTCCGGGGGCCGGTCGCTCGAGGTGGTCGTGATGGACGGCGACCGTCAGGTGATCGGTGTGCTCAGCAGGCTGTGGCAGTCGCTGCGCATGCGGGGCATCGACGGTCGGACGGTCGTCTCCCTGCGTCAGGCGGCCGAGCGTGCCGCACTGCTCGCCTACGCGGCACGCGCCGCGGGGGTCCGCACGCCGCAGCTCCTCGCGGTCGCCGAGGCGGACGCGTCGATGATCTTCGTCCAGGAGCACCCGGAGGGCGCCGTCCCGCTGGGCGACCTGGCCGCGGAGGAGATCACCGACACCGTGCTGCAGGCCGTGTGGGACCAGGTGCGCCTGGCCCACGCCGCGGGGATCGCGCATCGCGCGCTGACCTCGGACACCGTGCTGGTGCGCAACCCGACGTCGGCCGACCCGGAGGTGTGGATCACCGGCTGGGACACGGGCGACGTGGCCTCGTCCGACCTCGCCCGCCGGATGGACCTGACCCAGATGGTCGCGATGCTGGCCGTGCGCGTCGGGGCGCAGCGAGCGCTGGCCTCCGCGACGGCGATCCTGCCGAACTCCGACATCGCCTCGATCGGTCCGCTGCTGCAGACGATCGCCCTGCCGCGGCGCACGCGCGACGAGGTTCGTGCCCAGAAGAGGGTCCTCGCCGAGCTCCGTGCCGCCCTGGTCGAGCAGCTCCCGGAGGCCAGCGTCGAGCCGGAACGCCTGGTGCGGCTCGGTGCCCGTGCCGTGCTCACGGTGCTGCTGACCTCGGTCGCGGCCGTCGTGGTCCTCACCTCGGTCAACTTCACGCAGATCACGCAGGCCCTCGCGCACAGCGACTGGCGCTGGAGCCTCGTGGCGTTCGCGCTGGGGCTCGTGACGCTCCTGGGTGCGGCTCTCACCCTGGTGGCGTTCTCGCCGGTCAGGTTGCCGGTCTGGCGCACGGTGCTGGTCCAGACGGCGGCGACGTTCGTCGCGCTCGCTGCGCCGGCGGGGGTCGGACCGGCCGCCCTCAACATGCGGATGCTCACGCGCCGCGGGGTGAGTGCCTCGTTGGCGGTCGCGACGGTCGCCCTGGTGCAGGTCTCGCAGTTCGTGGTGACGATCGGGCTGCTCGTGGTCCTGTCGATCGCCTCGGGCACGAACGAGGCGGCGAAGTTCGCGCCCACGACGACGACGCTCGTCGCGGTGGCGATCGTCGTGGTGCTCGTCGCGTCGGCCTTCCTGGTCCCACAGGTCCGCCGATGGGTCGCCGCGCGGACCCTCCCGACGCTCCAGCAGACATGGCCGCGTCTCATCGAGATCGTGGGCCAGCCCGGTCGGCTCGCGATCGGCTTCACCGGGAACGTCGTCATGACGATGGGCTACGTCTTCGCACTCGAGTCCGCCCTCGCGGCGTTCGGCCAGAACCTCAGCCTCGTGCAGGTCGCGGTGATCTACCTCGGCGGCAACGCGGCCGGGGCGGTGATCCCGATGCCAGGCGGCCTGGGGTCGATCGACGGCGCTCTCATCGCCCTGCTCGGTGGTGTGGGCGGCATCAACCTCGGTGTGGCGACGTCGGTCGCGGTGCTGTTCCGGGTCCTGACGTTCTGGTTGCGGATCCCGCTCGGCTGGGTGTCGATGCGCATCCTGCAGCGGTCCGGAGAGCTCTGA
- a CDS encoding diguanylate cyclase domain-containing protein: MQQTDESPAGRGARRRAPGRWVAVAVLAVVLGLGAVVVPPLLPRGDLVALLRAVILVAIGVAVLAALGWLHLSRRHRTADALDRALTELAEVHAELGRRQSFTDALLETIEVGIVSCDADGVFVVSNRAERAMFGLTTGLEGLAPEDLPPLIDVFDVAGRRLSAPEYPLMRTLRGETVAHEDVLVGPPGGPWREVVVHGSRIVGSDGEVLGAVAALTDVSAERAARRALAEERRKLAEAQELGQLGGFECDVPTDTWSFSDELCALWGVRPGRLSAARCLALVVDDDRDRVRQGWAIVTAIPGRHTDEFRIRRASDRAERVIRARTEVVFDGDGAPTRVRGSHIDITDVAVAERAARRANAFSDAVLAASPDNTLVTDVATGAIVFSSPGKRLLGVRTETLAELPVDAISTLVHPDDRERLAAVHSSACELADGESRHLRYRARDTDGRWRWLDHTATPFRRDATGAVVEVLAVLRDVTDVVEAEEQLTHAAHHDNLTGLPNRAALLESLDGALSRSRVDGRDVAVLFCDLDGFKEVNDTGGHSAGDAVLREAARRFRAVLREGDTVARVGGDEFVIVVEPWRHADAGPQQHAGDSARALAIDVAERLTQALEEPITVRGLDHVVHASIGITYAAFGATETLDSVTVDEVLHRADGAMYRAKDRGGDRYELDDAAPW, translated from the coding sequence ATGCAGCAGACGGACGAGAGTCCGGCCGGCCGCGGGGCGCGACGCCGCGCGCCCGGGCGGTGGGTCGCCGTCGCGGTCCTCGCCGTCGTCCTCGGGCTCGGCGCCGTCGTCGTCCCGCCGTTGCTCCCGCGTGGTGACCTGGTCGCGCTGCTCCGGGCGGTCATCCTCGTGGCCATCGGCGTCGCCGTCCTCGCCGCGCTCGGCTGGCTGCACCTGTCGCGGCGCCACCGCACCGCCGACGCCCTCGACCGCGCACTGACCGAGCTGGCCGAGGTCCACGCCGAGCTGGGACGCCGGCAGAGCTTCACCGATGCGCTGCTGGAGACCATCGAGGTTGGGATCGTGTCCTGCGACGCGGACGGCGTGTTCGTCGTGAGCAACCGCGCGGAGCGGGCGATGTTCGGCCTGACGACGGGCCTCGAGGGTCTCGCGCCGGAGGACCTGCCTCCGTTGATCGACGTGTTCGACGTCGCGGGGCGGCGGCTCTCCGCCCCCGAGTACCCGCTGATGCGCACCCTGCGCGGCGAGACGGTCGCGCACGAGGATGTCCTGGTCGGTCCACCCGGCGGACCGTGGCGCGAGGTCGTCGTGCACGGCAGCCGGATCGTCGGCTCCGACGGCGAGGTCCTGGGCGCCGTGGCCGCCCTCACCGACGTCTCCGCCGAGCGCGCCGCCCGGCGGGCTCTCGCCGAGGAGCGCCGCAAGCTCGCAGAGGCCCAGGAGCTCGGTCAGCTCGGCGGCTTCGAGTGCGACGTGCCGACCGACACGTGGAGCTTCTCGGACGAGCTGTGCGCCCTGTGGGGGGTCCGGCCGGGGCGTCTCAGTGCCGCCCGCTGCCTCGCGCTCGTCGTGGACGACGACAGGGATCGCGTCCGGCAGGGCTGGGCGATCGTCACCGCCATCCCTGGACGGCACACCGACGAGTTCCGCATCAGGCGTGCGTCGGACCGTGCCGAGCGGGTCATCCGCGCCCGGACGGAGGTGGTGTTCGACGGCGACGGGGCACCGACACGCGTCCGCGGGAGCCACATCGACATCACCGACGTCGCCGTCGCGGAGCGTGCCGCCCGCCGCGCGAACGCGTTCTCCGACGCGGTGCTCGCCGCGAGCCCGGACAACACGCTCGTCACCGACGTCGCCACCGGGGCCATCGTCTTCTCCTCCCCCGGCAAGCGCCTCCTCGGTGTCCGCACCGAGACCCTCGCCGAGCTGCCCGTCGACGCGATCTCGACCCTCGTCCACCCCGACGACCGGGAACGGCTCGCGGCGGTGCATTCCTCCGCATGCGAGCTCGCGGACGGCGAGTCCCGCCACCTCCGCTACCGCGCGCGCGACACGGACGGCAGATGGAGGTGGCTCGACCACACTGCGACGCCGTTCCGGCGCGACGCCACGGGCGCCGTCGTCGAGGTGCTCGCTGTCCTGCGTGACGTCACCGACGTCGTCGAGGCGGAGGAGCAGCTGACGCACGCCGCGCACCACGACAACCTCACCGGGCTGCCGAACCGGGCGGCGCTTCTCGAGTCCCTCGACGGGGCGCTCTCGCGGTCCCGGGTCGACGGTCGCGACGTGGCGGTGCTGTTCTGCGACCTCGACGGGTTCAAGGAGGTCAACGACACCGGAGGCCACTCGGCGGGCGACGCGGTGCTCCGCGAGGCCGCGCGGCGGTTCCGGGCCGTGCTGCGAGAGGGCGACACGGTCGCGCGGGTCGGGGGTGACGAGTTCGTGATCGTCGTCGAGCCGTGGCGGCACGCCGACGCCGGCCCGCAGCAACACGCGGGTGACAGCGCCCGGGCCCTCGCGATCGACGTGGCCGAGCGTCTGACGCAGGCGTTGGAGGAGCCGATCACGGTGCGCGGCCTGGATCACGTCGTCCACGCGAGCATCGGCATCACCTACGCCGCGTTCGGCGCCACCGAGACGCTGGACTCCGTCACCGTGGACGAGGTGCTGCACCGGGCCGACGGCGCGATGTACCGGGCGAAGGACCGCGGCGGGGACCGCTACGAGCTGGACGACGCCGCGCCCTGGTGA
- a CDS encoding GNAT family N-acetyltransferase — protein MIRWPETPPVLHVDDLTLRAWRASDAPDVLAACQDPETLRWTTVPNPYLQEHAEAFVGGVTATGWLRRTSANFAVVGPDGRLAAANGLVRVDLVNRTAEIGYWVAPWARRRGVATRSTVAITAWAFELGFARLELRAAAPNVASRAVARTAGFREEGVLRSAVERAGIRDDLVVHGRLATD, from the coding sequence ATGATCCGCTGGCCCGAGACCCCTCCCGTGCTGCACGTCGACGACCTCACCCTCCGCGCCTGGCGGGCCTCCGACGCCCCTGACGTCCTGGCCGCGTGCCAGGACCCGGAGACCCTCCGCTGGACGACAGTCCCGAACCCGTACCTGCAGGAGCACGCCGAGGCGTTCGTCGGCGGGGTCACGGCGACGGGCTGGTTGCGCCGCACGTCGGCGAACTTCGCGGTGGTCGGGCCCGATGGCCGGCTCGCCGCCGCGAACGGTCTCGTGCGCGTGGACCTCGTCAACCGCACCGCGGAGATCGGCTACTGGGTGGCGCCGTGGGCCCGCCGGCGGGGGGTCGCGACCCGCTCGACCGTCGCGATCACCGCGTGGGCCTTCGAGCTCGGCTTCGCCCGGCTCGAGCTCCGTGCGGCGGCACCGAACGTGGCGTCGCGCGCGGTGGCGCGCACCGCCGGGTTCCGCGAGGAGGGCGTGCTGCGCAGCGCCGTCGAGCGCGCCGGGATCCGCGACGACCTCGTCGTCCACGGACGGCTCGCGACGGACTGA
- the dnaB gene encoding replicative DNA helicase has translation MTIEDLEQGFAPARGGSSFDRTPPQDVAAEQSVLGGMMISKDAIADVIEQLRGTDFYRPAHEAIYDAILDLYGRGEPADAVTVSAELTKRGEMQRVGGAPYLHTLISMVPTAANAGYYARIVRERSVLRRLVEAGTRIVQLGYATDGGDVDEIVNNAQAEVYAVTERRQSEDYLRLGEVIAGTVDEIEAAGHRGEGMVGVPTGFADLDRLTNGLHPGQMIVLAARPAIGKSTLGLDIARSASIKHGLTSVVFSLEMSRNEITMRLLSAEARIHLQKMRNGSMGEDDWQKLAGTMGKISEAPLFIDDSPNMSLMEIRAKCRRLKQKHDLKLVVIDYLQLMSSGKRVESRQQEVSEFSRALKLLAKELEVPVIAISQLNRGPEQRTDKRPQMSDLRESGSIEQDADMVILLHREDAYERESPRAGEADLIVAKHRNGPTDTITVAFQGHYSRFVDMQA, from the coding sequence ATGACGATCGAGGACCTCGAGCAGGGGTTCGCCCCCGCGCGCGGAGGCAGCTCGTTCGACCGCACGCCTCCGCAGGACGTCGCGGCGGAGCAGAGCGTGCTCGGCGGCATGATGATCTCGAAGGACGCCATCGCGGACGTCATCGAGCAGCTGCGTGGCACCGACTTCTACCGGCCCGCCCACGAGGCGATCTACGACGCGATCCTCGACCTCTACGGCCGCGGTGAACCGGCCGACGCGGTCACCGTCTCGGCGGAGCTCACCAAGCGCGGCGAGATGCAGCGCGTCGGCGGGGCACCGTACCTGCACACCCTCATCTCGATGGTGCCGACAGCGGCCAACGCCGGCTACTACGCGCGGATCGTGCGCGAACGATCGGTGCTGCGGCGGCTCGTCGAGGCCGGCACCCGGATCGTCCAGCTCGGGTACGCGACCGACGGCGGCGACGTCGACGAGATCGTCAACAACGCCCAGGCAGAGGTGTACGCGGTCACCGAGCGGCGCCAGAGCGAGGACTACCTGCGCCTCGGCGAGGTGATCGCGGGAACGGTCGACGAGATCGAGGCCGCCGGGCACCGCGGTGAGGGCATGGTCGGCGTCCCCACCGGTTTCGCGGACCTGGACCGCCTGACCAACGGGCTGCACCCGGGCCAGATGATCGTCCTCGCCGCCCGTCCCGCCATCGGGAAGAGCACGCTCGGCCTCGACATCGCCCGGTCGGCCTCGATCAAGCACGGCCTGACCTCGGTCGTGTTCTCCCTCGAGATGAGCCGCAACGAGATCACGATGCGTCTGCTCTCCGCCGAGGCCCGCATCCACCTGCAGAAGATGCGCAACGGCTCGATGGGCGAGGACGACTGGCAGAAGCTCGCCGGGACGATGGGCAAGATCTCCGAGGCCCCACTGTTCATCGACGACTCGCCGAACATGTCGCTCATGGAGATCCGCGCCAAGTGCCGGCGTCTCAAGCAGAAGCACGACCTCAAGCTCGTGGTGATCGACTACCTGCAGCTCATGAGCTCCGGCAAGCGCGTCGAGTCCCGCCAGCAGGAGGTCTCGGAGTTCTCCCGCGCGCTCAAGCTGCTCGCCAAGGAGCTCGAGGTCCCCGTCATCGCGATCAGCCAGCTGAACCGTGGCCCCGAGCAGCGCACCGACAAGCGGCCCCAGATGAGCGACCTGCGCGAGTCGGGCTCGATCGAGCAGGACGCCGACATGGTGATCCTGCTGCACCGCGAGGACGCGTACGAGCGCGAGTCACCGCGCGCGGGCGAGGCCGACCTGATCGTCGCCAAGCACCGTAACGGACCCACCGACACGATCACCGTCGCGTTCCAGGGGCACTACTCGCGGTTCGTGGACATGCAGGCCTGA
- the rplI gene encoding 50S ribosomal protein L9 — protein MAKLILTHEVTGLGAPGDVVDVKDGFARNYLMPRGLATVWSKGAEKQVAVIRSARKSREIATLEDAKAIRDSLQSKPVVVTAKAGASGRLFGAVTTTDIAEAAAAAGAPAIDKRKVEIGQPIKAVGEFTVLVRLHPEVSATVTVKVVAA, from the coding sequence ATGGCAAAGCTCATCCTGACCCACGAGGTGACCGGCCTCGGCGCCCCCGGCGACGTCGTCGACGTCAAGGACGGGTTCGCTCGCAACTACCTGATGCCGCGCGGTCTGGCGACCGTCTGGTCCAAGGGTGCCGAGAAGCAGGTCGCGGTCATCCGCAGCGCCCGCAAGAGCCGTGAGATCGCGACTCTCGAGGACGCCAAGGCGATCCGCGACTCGCTGCAGTCCAAGCCGGTCGTCGTGACGGCCAAGGCCGGCGCGTCCGGTCGGCTGTTCGGCGCGGTGACGACCACGGACATCGCCGAGGCCGCTGCGGCCGCCGGCGCGCCCGCGATCGACAAGCGGAAGGTCGAGATCGGCCAGCCGATCAAGGCCGTCGGGGAGTTCACGGTGCTCGTGCGCCTGCACCCCGAGGTGTCCGCGACCGTGACGGTCAAGGTCGTCGCGGCCTGA